The DNA window GGAAGTATAAAGACATGAACACAAAAAAACAACGGCTCAGTAAAGTCCTTGCCGCCGCTGGCATCGCTTCGCGTCGTGGCAGTGAGAAAATTATCTTCGAAGGCAAAGTTTCTGTCAATGGCGTAAAGACTCTCGTGCCACAGACGATGGTCGACAGCGATATTGATAAGATCCGCGTTGGCGGCAAGCTTCTCAAT is part of the Waddliaceae bacterium genome and encodes:
- a CDS encoding rRNA pseudouridine synthase; translated protein: MNTKKQRLSKVLAAAGIASRRGSEKIIFEGKVSVNGVKTLVPQTMVDSDIDKIRVGGKLLN